In Vibrio echinoideorum, the following proteins share a genomic window:
- a CDS encoding porin, which translates to MKKTLVALAIASISSSAFAVSTSSQNSQNEDMFAFDSMHKDQFSVSGSFGVGGYYDTGSKAFYDDWATGLTLAVNYRNNRIVGYFETDLMVNYTTDNNVSANDAATAGWTNGIDTGPATDVDKAWLGFDTGFGIASFGWENDTALDKVDGAGDTTYEFGASAGDASDAFNVIKFQGATNGFAYGVSYFETDDDHNDADKGINGYIGLEQEVFNLYAGYESRDNDADYEVYTVSGNVKVGDLTLGMNSWIDESDSKKDTGYYVSGGYALSADLTIAAGYASNSNELDGQSDVDSSYINIAAMYRIADNADMGIDIKQDLDGYRVGETSAQYDEETHVFAAAYYYF; encoded by the coding sequence ATGAAAAAGACATTAGTAGCACTTGCGATTGCGAGCATTTCAAGTTCAGCTTTCGCTGTAAGCACAAGCAGCCAAAACAGCCAAAACGAAGACATGTTTGCATTTGATTCAATGCATAAAGATCAATTTTCAGTATCAGGTTCTTTCGGTGTTGGTGGTTACTACGACACAGGTTCTAAAGCGTTTTATGATGACTGGGCGACAGGTCTTACTCTTGCAGTAAACTACCGCAACAACCGTATTGTTGGTTACTTCGAAACTGACTTGATGGTGAACTACACAACAGACAACAACGTTTCAGCGAATGACGCAGCAACGGCGGGTTGGACAAACGGTATCGATACTGGTCCAGCAACTGACGTAGATAAAGCGTGGCTTGGTTTTGATACTGGTTTCGGTATCGCTTCATTCGGTTGGGAAAACGATACGGCGTTAGACAAAGTAGATGGCGCTGGTGATACAACTTACGAGTTTGGTGCTTCTGCTGGCGACGCTTCTGATGCGTTCAACGTTATTAAGTTCCAAGGTGCAACCAATGGTTTTGCTTACGGCGTTTCTTACTTTGAAACTGACGACGATCATAACGATGCTGACAAAGGTATTAACGGTTACATCGGTTTAGAGCAAGAGGTGTTCAACCTTTACGCTGGCTATGAATCACGTGATAACGATGCTGATTACGAAGTATATACGGTGTCTGGTAACGTAAAAGTTGGCGACCTTACACTAGGTATGAACTCTTGGATTGATGAAAGCGATTCTAAGAAAGACACTGGTTACTACGTTTCAGGTGGTTACGCGCTTTCTGCAGACCTAACAATTGCAGCGGGTTACGCATCTAACAGCAATGAATTAGATGGTCAATCTGACGTAGATTCTTCTTACATCAACATCGCTGCAATGTACCGTATCGCTGATAACGCTGACATGGGTATAGATATCAAACAAGATCTAGATGGTTACCGTGTTGGTGAGACTAGCGCACAATACGACGAAGAGACACACGTAT